A window of the Sporosarcina sp. FSL K6-2383 genome harbors these coding sequences:
- a CDS encoding MFS transporter, whose product MTRDQRKKMLILMINMFIAIGSFGIIIPILPAYLLSIGQAGTAAGLMIAIFAGAQLIMSPIAGKWADKYGRRIMIISGLSGLALSMFVFYFSDSIWILYLSRVIGGVGAALLVPAIFAYVADITTMDQRAKGNSFISASMSLGIVIGPGIGGFLADFGLKMPLLISAIIGVGAVIFSAVMLKESKDYTLEEPDAESVPMVEEIVQSFSKPYFIPLVITLVMSFGLMAYESVLGLFVDNEFGATPKDIAIMVTSTGIISVIIQLFAVDRVVRRFGEVAVLSIFLGVAAVGFLLSIIAPSYIMFFGVTMIIFLATSILRPVLTTLISKLAGNEQGFAMGMNNAYMSIGNVLGPLLAGLLFDVHILYPFILGLVVLVMTMFLSMKWKETGQGLVK is encoded by the coding sequence ATGACGCGAGATCAACGGAAGAAAATGCTTATATTAATGATCAATATGTTTATTGCAATAGGTAGTTTCGGCATTATTATCCCAATTTTACCCGCATATCTATTATCAATTGGACAAGCAGGAACAGCGGCAGGCTTAATGATTGCCATATTTGCTGGTGCACAGCTTATCATGTCCCCTATTGCCGGAAAGTGGGCAGATAAGTACGGACGAAGAATTATGATTATTTCAGGGCTAAGTGGTTTAGCTTTGTCGATGTTTGTTTTTTATTTTTCCGACTCTATTTGGATTCTCTATTTGTCACGTGTTATCGGTGGCGTTGGTGCAGCGTTATTAGTGCCCGCAATTTTTGCTTATGTAGCTGATATTACAACGATGGATCAACGTGCAAAAGGGAACAGTTTTATATCTGCATCAATGTCACTTGGGATTGTGATTGGACCCGGGATTGGCGGTTTTTTGGCAGACTTCGGTTTGAAAATGCCACTACTTATTTCTGCGATTATCGGAGTGGGGGCGGTTATCTTTTCAGCAGTGATGCTGAAGGAAAGTAAGGATTACACACTTGAAGAGCCAGATGCAGAATCTGTACCAATGGTTGAGGAGATTGTACAATCCTTCAGCAAGCCGTATTTTATTCCACTAGTCATCACACTCGTTATGAGTTTTGGTTTAATGGCATATGAATCGGTGCTTGGTCTTTTTGTGGATAATGAATTTGGAGCAACTCCAAAAGATATTGCTATTATGGTGACGTCTACGGGTATTATCAGCGTGATTATTCAGTTGTTTGCCGTCGATCGGGTTGTCCGTCGATTTGGTGAAGTAGCAGTACTTAGTATTTTCCTTGGTGTTGCTGCAGTTGGTTTTTTACTTTCCATAATTGCACCAAGCTATATTATGTTTTTTGGTGTAACAATGATTATTTTCCTAGCAACCTCTATTTTAAGACCTGTTTTGACCACTCTTATTTCTAAATTGGCAGGGAATGAGCAAGGATTTGCGATGGGTATGAACAATGCTTATATGAGTATTGGTAACGTCCTTGGCCCGCTCCTTGCAGGATTACTATTTGACGTTCATATTTTGTATCCATTCATTCTTGGGCTGGTCGTACTTGTCATGACAATGTTCTTGTCGATGAAATGGAAAGAGACGGGTCAGGGGTTAGTTAAATAA
- a CDS encoding DUF3298 domain-containing protein, whose protein sequence is MELPVSIVTKKLPHPTTKVTVYYPVVVHLPNTHVQSKINHAIVTTLNNILIEQSYYKPELVELLAYFELKTNQRGLLSLNLIVYSFTGGAHGTTIIKSLTFDTKTGKQYELKELFKPGSDYVKQLSDIIRQRIKDWNIELLDPPFKEIRSDQDFYIADTTLVIYFQQYEITAGVWGFPYFPIPILDLADIIQPDGPLDRMMAFT, encoded by the coding sequence ATGGAACTTCCTGTTTCAATTGTTACAAAGAAATTGCCTCACCCAACAACAAAAGTAACTGTCTATTACCCTGTTGTTGTCCATTTACCGAATACCCATGTACAAAGTAAAATCAATCATGCCATCGTAACAACTTTAAACAATATACTTATCGAACAAAGTTACTATAAACCCGAACTCGTGGAATTATTGGCCTATTTCGAACTGAAAACCAACCAACGTGGCCTGCTCAGCTTAAATCTCATCGTCTATTCATTTACAGGCGGTGCACATGGTACAACTATTATTAAATCACTGACGTTTGATACAAAAACAGGAAAACAATACGAGTTAAAAGAGTTATTCAAACCTGGTAGTGATTACGTAAAACAGTTATCGGATATTATTAGACAACGCATCAAGGATTGGAATATAGAATTGTTGGATCCGCCATTTAAAGAAATTCGCAGTGACCAAGACTTCTATATCGCAGATACGACACTCGTCATCTACTTTCAGCAATACGAAATCACAGCGGGCGTCTGGGGATTCCCGTATTTCCCAATACCGATTTTGGACCTTGCAGATATTATCCAACCAGATGGACCACTTGATCGAATGATGGCCTTCACATGA
- a CDS encoding YkvA family protein produces MLDKQQKHEEKMKNFDPESQMATTDNHYSDKKFWDKVKNYGKQAGKQTIYYSLLLFYTAKSPSVPKSSKMIVVGALSYLIFPVDLIPDFIPVVGLVDDASVIAAAVMKIIQHIDDDVKDNAKQQLVKIFGGNGDYENIDKQLLG; encoded by the coding sequence ATGTTAGATAAACAGCAGAAGCATGAAGAGAAAATGAAGAACTTTGATCCAGAATCACAAATGGCAACAACTGACAACCATTATTCAGATAAAAAGTTTTGGGACAAGGTTAAGAACTACGGTAAACAGGCTGGAAAGCAGACTATCTATTACAGTTTGCTGTTATTTTACACAGCGAAAAGTCCATCGGTACCTAAATCATCAAAAATGATCGTCGTAGGTGCACTCAGTTATCTGATTTTCCCAGTCGATCTCATCCCTGATTTCATCCCTGTGGTAGGTCTTGTGGATGATGCCAGTGTGATTGCTGCGGCTGTTATGAAAATCATTCAGCATATTGATGATGATGTGAAAGATAATGCAAAGCAGCAATTGGTTAAAATTTTTGGCGGGAATGGGGATTATGAAAATATTGATAAGCAGTTGCTAGGGTGA
- a CDS encoding S-adenosyl-l-methionine hydroxide adenosyltransferase family protein — protein MTTGLLVFQSDFGKSDGAVSAMHGVANSVQRGIPIYEITHQIPQYNIWEASYRLLQAISYWPDNTIFVSIVDPGVGSERRGIVAKTVNNHYIVTPDNGTLTHVAQFIGISEVREIDETVNRLPNSGESHTFHGRDIFAYTGARLATDVIQFEDVGPILDTKKIIALPLKTSKIIDEIITGNVDIIDRPFGNLWTNISRAQFKEIAKQHGDSFEVAITTDGRTIYNNIMTFGRSFADLHIGEPLVYVNSLDNIGIAINQGSFADAYRIGTGTNWQVTIRKAPRIFYE, from the coding sequence ATGACGACAGGTTTATTAGTTTTTCAGTCAGATTTTGGTAAAAGTGATGGGGCTGTTAGTGCGATGCATGGTGTGGCAAACTCCGTTCAACGTGGGATTCCTATTTATGAAATTACACATCAGATTCCTCAATATAATATTTGGGAAGCTTCTTATCGTTTATTGCAAGCAATTAGCTATTGGCCCGACAATACCATTTTTGTATCAATCGTCGACCCAGGCGTAGGTTCAGAACGACGTGGGATTGTCGCCAAAACTGTCAACAACCACTATATCGTGACACCAGACAATGGCACATTAACACATGTTGCACAATTCATCGGCATTAGCGAAGTGAGAGAAATTGACGAAACGGTCAATCGCCTTCCAAACTCTGGTGAATCCCATACATTCCACGGACGTGATATTTTCGCCTATACAGGTGCACGACTTGCTACGGATGTTATCCAATTTGAAGATGTCGGACCAATTCTCGACACAAAAAAGATAATTGCTTTGCCTTTGAAAACATCTAAAATTATTGATGAAATCATCACAGGAAATGTTGACATTATCGATAGACCTTTTGGTAACCTGTGGACCAATATTAGCCGAGCCCAATTCAAAGAAATTGCCAAGCAGCATGGCGACTCATTTGAAGTGGCAATTACGACAGATGGCCGTACCATTTACAACAACATCATGACATTTGGACGATCCTTTGCAGATTTACACATTGGTGAACCACTCGTCTATGTCAATTCGCTTGACAATATTGGAATCGCCATCAACCAAGGTTCATTTGCAGATGCCTACCGTATTGGAACGGGAACTAATTGGCAAGTTACCATTCGCAAAGCACCGCGGATTTTTTATGAATGA
- a CDS encoding MFS transporter, whose amino-acid sequence MTTIKESTTLGNPVYPVMFAIAGCHLLNDTLQAVIPAIFPVLAEEKGLTFTQLGFIAFALNMVASVLQPVVGYISDKKPIPYALPAGMLFSLVGIGGLAFAPDYWMIVVSVMLLGFGSAVFHPEGSRVSFMAAGSKRGLSQSIYQVGGNSGQALAPLIGAYILVPYGQKSAALFMMVAALGIFILMKISAWYKRQLEQEKMNKRKKVLLSSIGDLTKKQVGIALSLLLVIIFARSFYVTSITSFFLFHLMEKYNLQSGEGLLYIFLFLALGAVGTFFGGPMADKIGRKNVIVLSLAVPIPLCILLPYAPLWAVIVLLMVIGFFIMLSFSVTVVYAQELVPSKIGTMAGLTVGLAFGMGAIGAVVIGILMDHLGIYTTMIIVSFLPIIGLVGLGLPRDGKITVAG is encoded by the coding sequence ATGACAACGATAAAAGAATCAACGACACTTGGAAATCCTGTCTATCCAGTCATGTTTGCCATCGCTGGTTGTCATTTGCTGAACGACACGCTACAAGCAGTGATTCCAGCCATCTTTCCAGTCCTTGCAGAGGAGAAGGGACTTACCTTTACGCAACTTGGTTTTATCGCTTTTGCATTGAATATGGTTGCTTCTGTTCTGCAACCTGTCGTCGGTTATATTAGTGATAAGAAGCCGATTCCTTATGCGTTGCCAGCGGGCATGTTATTTTCACTTGTCGGAATAGGAGGGCTTGCTTTTGCTCCGGACTATTGGATGATTGTTGTTTCAGTCATGTTACTTGGGTTTGGTTCTGCTGTATTTCATCCAGAAGGGTCGCGTGTATCGTTTATGGCGGCGGGTTCAAAACGAGGATTATCGCAATCTATTTACCAAGTGGGTGGGAATTCAGGACAGGCACTCGCTCCGTTAATAGGTGCATACATATTGGTTCCGTATGGTCAGAAAAGTGCAGCTTTATTTATGATGGTTGCGGCGCTTGGTATTTTTATATTAATGAAAATTTCTGCTTGGTATAAGCGGCAGTTAGAACAGGAAAAAATGAATAAACGTAAAAAAGTATTGTTATCATCTATCGGGGATTTAACGAAAAAGCAAGTAGGGATTGCGCTATCATTACTTCTGGTTATTATTTTTGCGCGCTCATTTTATGTCACAAGCATTACAAGCTTTTTCCTCTTTCATTTGATGGAAAAGTATAATTTACAAAGTGGAGAAGGTCTATTATATATCTTTCTCTTTTTGGCACTTGGGGCAGTCGGTACATTTTTCGGTGGTCCCATGGCGGATAAAATCGGTCGCAAGAATGTCATTGTCTTATCGCTTGCTGTACCGATTCCGCTTTGTATTCTTTTGCCCTATGCTCCGTTATGGGCAGTGATTGTCTTACTCATGGTCATCGGCTTTTTCATTATGCTTAGTTTTTCGGTGACGGTCGTTTATGCACAGGAGCTTGTGCCAAGTAAAATTGGTACGATGGCAGGACTGACAGTTGGTCTAGCATTTGGTATGGGAGCTATTGGTGCTGTGGTGATCGGGATATTGATGGATCATCTTGGTATTTATACAACTATGATTATCGTGTCATTTTTGCCAATCATAGGACTTGTTGGATTAGGGTTGCCACGTGATGGAAAAATAACTGTTGCTGGCTAA
- a CDS encoding metallophosphoesterase family protein: protein MKRTFVISDIHGELELFEQLLSNMQYNPLHDQLILLGDYVDRGPDSRKVLDKVIKLKAQGALVLKGNHEDMMIKALTMDDERAWKHWTYRNGGSNTLQSYGFSKSEFIVPENGEFVKPVLSSEKLAGHLEFIQSLDPIIECDDYIFVHAGVHPTTPISETDPYILMWIREEFYTSYKGDKTVIFGHTPTTILHNDKNDHSIYFGENHIIGIDGAAVYGGQLNCLELPTKAMHYVKK from the coding sequence ATGAAGCGAACATTTGTAATAAGTGATATCCATGGTGAATTAGAGCTATTTGAACAGCTCTTATCTAACATGCAGTACAATCCACTTCATGATCAACTTATTTTGCTAGGGGATTATGTAGACCGAGGTCCCGATTCAAGAAAAGTACTCGATAAGGTCATCAAACTAAAAGCCCAAGGGGCGCTTGTACTAAAAGGTAATCATGAAGACATGATGATCAAAGCACTAACGATGGATGATGAACGTGCTTGGAAGCATTGGACCTATCGCAACGGGGGTAGCAACACCTTACAAAGCTATGGTTTCAGCAAGAGCGAGTTTATAGTTCCTGAAAACGGGGAGTTCGTCAAGCCTGTGCTCAGCTCTGAAAAACTAGCTGGACATCTTGAATTCATTCAAAGTTTAGACCCTATTATCGAGTGCGATGACTATATTTTTGTCCACGCTGGCGTCCATCCAACTACACCAATTAGTGAAACAGATCCCTATATCCTAATGTGGATTCGCGAGGAGTTCTATACTAGCTACAAAGGAGACAAGACCGTTATTTTTGGACATACCCCAACAACCATCTTACATAATGATAAAAACGATCATTCGATTTACTTTGGAGAAAATCATATTATTGGGATTGATGGTGCAGCGGTTTATGGTGGGCAATTAAATTGTCTTGAGTTACCTACTAAAGCCATGCACTATGTGAAAAAATGA
- a CDS encoding MarR family transcriptional regulator: protein MNPLFHDIFQKTRLWSKELNLVLKKYDLFAAQWTVLYCIHQHGEMTLTQIWKYLNVEAPTITRTVNRLEKLGWLTTHEGKDRREKIVRLSEDTIAKFPEIKAAIICFENEFLKGLSDEEQVQLMVLLNKMDKEGRV, encoded by the coding sequence ATGAATCCGTTATTTCATGATATTTTTCAAAAGACACGATTGTGGAGTAAAGAATTAAACTTGGTATTGAAAAAGTATGATTTATTCGCAGCTCAATGGACAGTTTTATATTGCATACATCAACATGGTGAAATGACGTTAACGCAAATATGGAAGTATTTGAACGTTGAAGCGCCTACTATTACTCGAACGGTCAACCGACTAGAAAAATTGGGATGGTTGACGACACATGAAGGAAAAGATCGTCGAGAGAAAATTGTACGACTTTCGGAAGATACAATTGCCAAGTTTCCGGAAATCAAAGCGGCAATTATTTGTTTTGAAAATGAATTTTTAAAAGGTCTGTCAGATGAGGAGCAGGTGCAACTGATGGTCTTGCTGAACAAGATGGACAAGGAAGGACGTGTGTAA
- a CDS encoding ketopantoate reductase family protein gives MKVLVVGAGAIGGYFGGRLLEKGEDVTFLVRERRKERLKNTGLQIESINGNAKLVPRLITTKDTEEAFDLILIATKSYHLEQAIEDVRPFVKNGTTILPLLNGIAHIDQLIEAFGEDAVIGGLCFIETTLDEHGTILQKSPIHQLMFGERSGELTPRIERLKEVFNGANAAFELSTQITQEMWHKYLFITTLSGITSLMEAPIGPIMELETGRHTVASLLEELAAIMRKMDAPIQENITTELFNKISMMPYDMKSSMQRDLEKSLPLEADYLQGYLYKQAHGMTVPVLETIYTKLKIYEKNS, from the coding sequence ATGAAAGTTTTAGTTGTAGGAGCAGGTGCAATTGGAGGCTACTTTGGCGGTAGGCTATTGGAAAAAGGGGAGGATGTCACCTTCCTAGTAAGAGAACGAAGGAAAGAAAGACTCAAAAATACTGGTTTGCAAATCGAAAGTATCAATGGAAATGCTAAGCTCGTACCTCGTCTTATTACTACAAAGGACACTGAAGAGGCATTCGATCTAATCCTTATTGCGACGAAGTCTTATCATCTTGAACAGGCCATCGAAGATGTCCGCCCATTTGTGAAAAACGGGACCACTATTTTACCACTATTAAACGGCATCGCCCATATCGACCAATTAATTGAAGCATTCGGTGAAGATGCTGTCATTGGAGGACTTTGCTTTATTGAAACGACACTTGACGAACACGGGACAATTCTTCAAAAAAGTCCGATTCATCAATTGATGTTTGGCGAAAGATCTGGAGAACTTACACCCCGAATAGAAAGACTCAAGGAAGTTTTCAATGGTGCAAACGCTGCATTCGAACTGAGTACGCAGATTACTCAAGAAATGTGGCATAAATATTTATTCATCACGACATTATCTGGTATCACTTCACTCATGGAGGCGCCGATTGGGCCTATTATGGAGTTGGAGACTGGGCGTCATACGGTTGCTTCCCTTTTGGAAGAACTTGCAGCGATTATGCGTAAAATGGATGCACCCATTCAAGAAAATATTACAACCGAACTGTTCAATAAAATAAGTATGATGCCTTACGATATGAAATCCTCCATGCAACGCGACTTGGAAAAATCCCTGCCATTAGAAGCAGATTATCTACAAGGTTATTTATACAAACAAGCACATGGCATGACTGTCCCTGTACTCGAAACAATCTATACAAAACTTAAGATTTACGAAAAAAATAGTTAA
- a CDS encoding MFS transporter: MNKEPIWTKPFISLFVTNIAVFIVFYGLVSALPLYAIGVLGRTDQEAGLLMTIFLLSAIVVRPFTGKILDVTGKRKMLWISLILYLLCTILYYFIQPFGALLVLRFAQGIWFSIITTAAVSLAADIVPVARRGAGLGYFTMSTNLAVVLGPLIALSIIQTFSFDVLFIVMSILMVIGVLTSALAPVGALPEKTVGKKRMSIGDLFEKGAMPVALFGSMIGLSYASVLSYLSIYAQEKGLLALASTFFLVFAAVMLVTRPFTGRLFDEKGPQYVIIPGFISFAIGLVLLANMDSAVSFLIAGGFVGFGYGALVPSFQTLAVQSTKHERSGYATATFFTFFDSGLALGSYVLGLIAIHYGYQNVYLAAAILVFLVFLVYLLIKRKQKGKEAVLNS; this comes from the coding sequence ATGAATAAGGAACCGATTTGGACAAAACCATTCATCAGTTTGTTTGTTACAAATATAGCCGTTTTCATCGTGTTTTATGGTTTAGTTTCCGCATTACCGCTTTATGCCATAGGTGTGTTGGGGCGGACGGATCAAGAAGCGGGTTTATTGATGACGATCTTTTTACTGTCGGCCATCGTTGTCAGACCTTTTACAGGTAAAATACTGGATGTGACAGGAAAGCGTAAAATGCTTTGGATCAGCCTCATACTCTATTTACTTTGTACAATCCTCTATTATTTTATACAGCCATTTGGGGCACTGTTAGTCTTACGTTTTGCGCAAGGAATCTGGTTCAGTATTATTACGACAGCAGCTGTCTCACTTGCTGCGGATATCGTGCCGGTTGCGCGAAGGGGAGCGGGACTTGGTTATTTTACAATGTCGACAAATTTAGCTGTTGTACTCGGGCCGCTCATCGCACTATCCATCATTCAAACGTTTTCTTTTGATGTATTGTTTATCGTGATGAGCATATTAATGGTGATTGGCGTCTTGACCTCCGCTTTGGCGCCGGTGGGTGCGTTACCAGAAAAGACTGTTGGGAAAAAAAGAATGTCAATTGGCGATCTTTTTGAAAAAGGTGCAATGCCGGTGGCGCTCTTTGGTAGTATGATTGGGTTGTCTTATGCGAGTGTTTTATCGTATCTGTCCATTTATGCACAGGAAAAAGGACTCTTGGCATTAGCGAGTACTTTCTTTCTTGTGTTCGCTGCAGTCATGCTAGTGACACGTCCCTTTACAGGAAGGCTTTTTGACGAAAAAGGACCTCAATACGTGATCATACCTGGGTTTATAAGTTTTGCCATTGGGCTTGTCCTGTTGGCAAACATGGATTCCGCAGTTTCATTTCTAATCGCGGGAGGATTTGTGGGATTTGGATATGGGGCGCTTGTGCCGAGTTTCCAAACACTTGCGGTGCAGTCGACAAAACATGAAAGAAGCGGTTATGCAACGGCTACATTTTTCACATTTTTTGATTCGGGACTGGCGCTTGGTTCGTATGTACTGGGTCTAATTGCAATCCATTATGGCTATCAGAATGTCTATTTAGCTGCAGCTATACTCGTCTTCCTCGTATTCCTTGTCTATTTGCTAATCAAACGGAAACAGAAAGGGAAGGAAGCTGTCCTAAATAGCTGA
- a CDS encoding dual specificity protein phosphatase family protein, producing MTNKNYEELVANRIFIGGVDAIDDLLTNEKIDVIYDLRAEVKGPLSSEISIHQPIVDDAEHQDQSIQAAVSEVVTAYKAGKNVYFHCNTGRGRAGTVATAALLELGLANSVDEAEQQATAIRPTINVKPQFKEALKRLYEN from the coding sequence ATGACAAATAAAAACTATGAAGAACTAGTTGCCAATCGCATTTTCATTGGCGGAGTCGATGCAATTGACGATCTTCTTACTAATGAAAAAATCGATGTCATTTATGACTTACGCGCAGAAGTAAAAGGTCCCCTGTCAAGTGAAATCAGCATCCATCAGCCTATCGTTGATGATGCCGAACACCAAGATCAATCAATACAAGCAGCCGTTTCAGAAGTCGTTACTGCCTATAAAGCCGGCAAAAATGTCTACTTCCATTGTAATACCGGACGTGGACGAGCTGGAACTGTCGCAACAGCCGCACTTTTGGAATTAGGCCTTGCGAATTCCGTAGATGAAGCAGAACAACAAGCAACAGCAATACGCCCAACAATCAATGTAAAACCACAATTCAAAGAAGCCCTAAAACGACTATACGAAAACTAA
- a CDS encoding nitroreductase, translated as MNIHEAIQTRRSISLVNEQPVSKELIEQIIESGTYAPNHHKSEPWRFFVLRGEGREKLGKVFKEITTAQQEDPQSEDSQTKIARSERNPLRAPVVIAVGVEPGNKDNIILKEEFAAVSSAIQNMLLTAHALGLGAVWRTGAICYHPNVRDFFGLSENGEISAFIYLGYSDFEPKPYTRTNFKELTTWID; from the coding sequence TTGAACATACATGAGGCGATTCAAACGCGTAGGAGTATCTCATTAGTTAATGAACAACCCGTTTCGAAAGAATTGATTGAACAAATTATTGAATCAGGTACATATGCACCCAATCACCATAAATCGGAACCATGGCGTTTTTTCGTTCTCCGTGGCGAAGGCAGAGAAAAATTAGGGAAAGTATTTAAAGAAATTACGACAGCGCAACAAGAAGACCCCCAGTCAGAGGACAGCCAGACGAAAATCGCAAGGAGCGAACGCAATCCCCTTCGCGCACCTGTCGTCATTGCAGTCGGTGTTGAACCTGGTAACAAAGATAACATCATTTTAAAAGAGGAGTTTGCCGCAGTCAGTAGCGCTATTCAAAACATGTTGCTAACTGCACATGCCCTTGGTCTTGGGGCAGTTTGGCGAACAGGTGCTATTTGTTATCATCCAAATGTACGCGATTTCTTCGGTCTATCTGAAAACGGTGAGATTTCCGCCTTTATTTACCTCGGCTATTCAGATTTCGAACCAAAACCGTATACAAGAACCAATTTCAAAGAATTAACGACTTGGATTGATTAA
- a CDS encoding NAD-dependent deacylase — translation MLLNLIKKSKYIVVYTGAGMSTESGLPDFRSTKSGLWEQEDPTAVASTDALNRNVELFFEFYRKRVVGVKDCSPHKGHDILAKWEREGIIQGIITQNVDGFHSVAGSDNVMELHGTLQEVHCQSCGQVYGNEMYESETFYCACGGKLRPSVVLFGEGLQEDIFMKAIDASERADLFIVLGSSLTVTPANQFPLLAKEQGAKLVIVNLEPTSFDHYADLVIHNQKIGEVLAELNHQLTSK, via the coding sequence ATGCTGCTAAACTTGATTAAAAAATCAAAGTATATCGTTGTTTATACAGGTGCGGGGATGTCGACGGAAAGTGGACTACCTGATTTTCGCTCTACCAAAAGTGGGCTTTGGGAACAGGAGGATCCAACGGCAGTCGCAAGTACGGATGCTCTCAATCGAAATGTGGAACTATTTTTCGAGTTTTATCGTAAACGGGTGGTAGGCGTGAAAGATTGCAGTCCACATAAAGGTCATGACATTTTGGCTAAGTGGGAAAGAGAAGGCATAATTCAGGGGATTATTACACAAAACGTCGATGGCTTTCATTCAGTCGCTGGATCTGACAATGTTATGGAACTGCATGGGACATTGCAAGAAGTCCATTGTCAGTCGTGCGGGCAAGTATATGGTAACGAAATGTATGAATCGGAAACCTTCTATTGTGCATGTGGAGGAAAGTTGCGACCATCCGTAGTGTTATTTGGAGAAGGATTGCAGGAGGATATATTCATGAAAGCAATTGATGCGAGTGAACGAGCAGATTTATTTATTGTGCTTGGGTCATCACTTACTGTAACGCCAGCGAATCAGTTTCCGCTTCTGGCAAAAGAACAGGGGGCGAAATTGGTGATTGTTAATTTAGAGCCAACATCATTTGACCATTATGCAGATCTAGTTATCCATAATCAAAAAATTGGTGAGGTGCTAGCGGAATTAAATCATCAACTTACTTCAAAATAG